A window of Nitrososphaerales archaeon contains these coding sequences:
- a CDS encoding ABC transporter ATP-binding protein — translation MSLRVEGVSAGYGKLQIISDISLDASPGQLTVVVGPNGSGKSTLLKTISGLTTMYNGTVTLDGKTLSGLPSHVIARSGVAYLPQTDSTFSQLTVSENFKMAAYTVSKSDFDSRIKDAFSIFPQLENYMKSKVINLSGGERQMVAMTMALVRKPQVILFDEPTANLSPKLATQVLKTIATLAKERGLTIVLVEQNARRALEVGDAAYLLVGGKNAFVGTAKELLTHGELAKLYLGIKVAQA, via the coding sequence ATGTCACTCAGGGTCGAAGGCGTCTCCGCAGGCTACGGAAAACTTCAGATCATATCAGACATCTCGCTTGATGCAAGCCCGGGCCAGCTAACAGTTGTGGTCGGCCCCAACGGGTCAGGCAAAAGCACCCTGCTAAAGACGATATCTGGCCTGACCACAATGTACAACGGCACTGTAACTCTCGACGGCAAGACCCTATCGGGCCTACCATCACATGTCATAGCCAGGTCGGGCGTAGCCTATTTGCCCCAGACGGACAGCACATTCTCACAGCTGACCGTGTCCGAGAACTTCAAGATGGCGGCTTACACTGTATCAAAGAGCGACTTTGACTCCAGGATCAAGGACGCGTTCAGCATATTCCCTCAGTTGGAGAACTACATGAAGTCCAAAGTTATCAATTTGAGCGGCGGGGAACGACAGATGGTCGCAATGACTATGGCTCTCGTCCGCAAGCCCCAGGTCATCCTCTTCGACGAGCCCACCGCGAACCTTTCGCCCAAGCTGGCCACCCAGGTCCTGAAGACCATCGCGACGCTTGCCAAGGAGAGAGGTCTCACGATTGTGCTTGTCGAGCAGAACGCACGAAGGGCGCTCGAAGTAGGCGACGCAGCTTACCTGCTGGTGGGGGGGAAGAACGCGTTCGTGGGGACGGCCAAGGAGCTGCTGACTCACGGGGAGCTTGCCAAGCTCTACCTCGGGATAAAGGTGGCCCAGGCCTGA
- a CDS encoding branched-chain amino acid ABC transporter permease, giving the protein MVPSYVVASVVYGTFFALMAMGLTLTYLTTKVPNFAYGSFVTIGLYTAYQLDTLNHLTPYAASLVAFVVAGGAAVLMYVGILRPLANRGTPLVALMIATFGVDIGFIGVFGIYTDYLQSRYKLVDAKQFYSLPGDFNLLGVQGVVVVAPVVLALITLMLFLLFTKTKFGVAMRASVENPPLARVLGINVERVYVVSWLLAGGFAGLAGALYTLWLPGGTSTGSNLIVEIFASSVLGGLTSIFGAVMGGLVIGASEDLVTTGLGLGFGYAGAGLIAALAILIGVYLLRKKRTGPRVVAAILGLLAAYIIVEMATGFSTDVFVQGLVNGFGPNVTPFQKGIPLLIMVIALMVLPQGLVSIKLRRSKK; this is encoded by the coding sequence TTGGTTCCATCGTACGTGGTCGCATCCGTCGTATACGGAACCTTCTTCGCTCTCATGGCCATGGGTCTGACACTGACTTACCTGACGACGAAAGTGCCCAATTTCGCCTACGGCTCCTTTGTCACCATCGGGCTCTACACCGCGTACCAGCTCGACACCCTCAACCACCTAACACCATATGCGGCCAGTCTGGTTGCATTCGTTGTTGCAGGGGGAGCGGCCGTCCTCATGTACGTGGGCATTCTGCGCCCACTGGCCAACAGGGGCACCCCGCTCGTCGCTCTCATGATAGCCACATTCGGAGTCGACATAGGGTTTATCGGCGTCTTTGGTATCTACACTGACTATCTTCAGTCGCGCTACAAGCTCGTTGATGCTAAACAGTTCTATTCGCTTCCCGGCGACTTCAACCTCCTCGGTGTGCAAGGGGTTGTCGTGGTGGCACCGGTCGTCCTTGCCCTGATTACGCTCATGCTCTTCCTGTTGTTCACAAAGACGAAATTTGGGGTGGCGATGAGGGCTTCGGTAGAGAACCCGCCGTTGGCTAGGGTCTTGGGCATTAATGTCGAGCGGGTCTACGTGGTGTCTTGGCTGCTCGCAGGTGGATTCGCGGGGCTCGCGGGGGCTCTCTACACGTTGTGGCTCCCGGGCGGAACGAGTACTGGTTCTAACCTGATTGTGGAAATCTTCGCATCAAGCGTCCTGGGAGGTCTGACCAGCATCTTCGGGGCCGTCATGGGGGGCCTTGTAATCGGGGCAAGCGAGGACTTGGTTACGACCGGTTTGGGCCTTGGATTCGGCTATGCTGGGGCGGGGCTCATTGCTGCTCTGGCCATTCTTATCGGAGTCTACCTCCTCAGGAAGAAGAGGACTGGCCCGAGGGTCGTGGCGGCGATACTGGGGCTGCTGGCAGCCTACATCATCGTCGAAATGGCCACCGGGTTTTCGACTGACGTATTCGTTCAAGGCTTGGTCAACGGCTTCGGTCCTAATGTGACGCCCTTTCAGAAGGGGATTCCGCTGCTGATAATGGTAATCGCTTTGATGGTCCTCCCACAGGGCCTCGTCTCGATCAAACTTAGGAGATCGAAGAAATAG
- a CDS encoding ABC transporter ATP-binding protein, whose amino-acid sequence MASFLEVRELSKSFGKLHALDGVTLDVDAKRVNILIGPNGSGKTTLINAVSGFYKPDSGRVTFDGTDITGFPPYKVYGLGLARTFQIPNLFGKLTVLENVLVAEKGNPGESFLKSLFKRRWVKIETDATERALKLLELLGLSKVWDIPALNLSGGQMKLLEMGRVLMSGAKLILLDEPISGVNPTLAHEIFGRILKLRDDLGVTFLIVEHRLDIALSYVDTVTAMAFGKVVAAGKPELVMADPKVVEAYLGA is encoded by the coding sequence ATGGCGTCGTTCCTGGAAGTAAGGGAACTCTCCAAGTCCTTCGGGAAACTTCACGCGCTCGACGGAGTTACACTCGACGTAGATGCAAAGAGGGTAAACATCCTTATCGGCCCTAACGGGTCCGGCAAGACCACCCTGATAAACGCCGTAAGCGGGTTCTACAAGCCGGACTCCGGAAGAGTGACCTTTGATGGCACAGACATCACTGGGTTTCCTCCTTACAAGGTCTACGGGCTGGGGCTTGCCCGCACCTTTCAGATTCCGAACCTATTCGGAAAACTCACGGTGCTTGAGAACGTCCTTGTGGCGGAGAAGGGCAACCCGGGGGAATCTTTTCTGAAGTCGCTTTTCAAGCGAAGATGGGTCAAGATTGAAACTGATGCGACCGAGAGGGCTTTGAAGCTCTTGGAGCTCTTGGGCCTGAGCAAAGTCTGGGACATCCCCGCCCTGAACCTGAGCGGCGGACAGATGAAGCTCCTCGAGATGGGGAGGGTGCTGATGAGTGGCGCGAAGCTCATTCTACTCGACGAGCCGATATCGGGGGTAAACCCCACCCTGGCCCACGAAATCTTCGGGAGGATACTCAAGCTGCGAGACGACCTCGGGGTCACTTTCCTCATCGTCGAGCACAGGCTGGACATTGCGCTGAGCTACGTCGACACTGTCACCGCGATGGCCTTTGGCAAGGTAGTCGCGGCTGGTAAGCCAGAGCTCGTGATGGCCGACCCGAAGGTCGTCGAGGCGTATCTGGGGGCCTAG
- a CDS encoding minichromosome maintenance protein MCM: MATLASGKLSELFEDFLKSVTDRGGNYVYRTKISQLISTEGKSLAVDFGDLLKFNNDLANRVLLEPDSSLASFKTAAFETMRSENALYADRIKRDLVVRIKGIPDQVPLRKVDTSHLDKMLAVTGMVVRTSELRPLMVQAAWLCPSGHVTYQDQDDLALKRPPKCELCGEARNFELEKKQSRFIDFQIVRIQELPEELPPGQLPQFFDVNVEGDIVSTARPGDRVVMTGIVRAVPDYALGQLRTRLFRSQIDCNYVEVRGKEQDQVQVTKDDEAVIRSIADSADAYEKLVASMAPTILGHDAEKEAILLLLVGGTSTVLPDGTKLRGDVNILLVGDPGTAKSELLKFTAQVAPRGLFASGRGTSAAGLSAAVIREKNVFMLEAGVVVLADQGIACIDEFDKMRPEDRSALHEQMEQQTITVAKGGIYASLNARTAILAAMNPVLGRYNPFQNLTDNIGDVPIPLLTRFDLIFVIKDQPSIGEDEKLATHILSVHQRKAYPKPPPVEFGLLRKYIAFAKKGTPSLTKEAVDRLREFYLELRRSGGEEGQIPPTPRTLESLIRLATARSKLLLKGEVEEEDALAAVALMNRMVQDVLTDATTKKTDFGIQLGKPVGETRNLRSAIEIFKSLEGPDKKQVERKVFKDELLKAKFSDEDAEKMIRTMFREGLIYESKPGHFRRVNA; this comes from the coding sequence GTGGCAACACTCGCCAGCGGCAAGCTCTCGGAGCTCTTCGAGGATTTCCTGAAGAGCGTGACGGACAGGGGCGGAAACTACGTCTACAGGACGAAGATATCCCAGCTCATCTCCACAGAGGGGAAGTCGCTGGCTGTCGACTTCGGCGACCTGTTGAAGTTCAACAACGACCTGGCGAACAGGGTTCTTCTCGAGCCCGACTCGTCGTTGGCCTCATTCAAGACAGCTGCCTTCGAGACTATGCGCAGCGAGAACGCGCTCTATGCTGACAGGATAAAGAGGGATTTGGTGGTCAGGATCAAGGGCATACCAGACCAAGTGCCCCTAAGAAAGGTGGACACGTCCCACCTGGACAAGATGCTCGCCGTTACAGGAATGGTCGTACGCACGTCAGAGCTGAGGCCGCTCATGGTCCAGGCTGCCTGGCTCTGCCCCAGCGGCCACGTCACATACCAGGACCAGGACGACCTTGCTCTCAAGCGGCCGCCCAAGTGCGAGCTGTGCGGCGAGGCAAGGAACTTCGAGCTGGAGAAGAAGCAAAGCCGGTTCATAGACTTCCAGATCGTCAGGATACAGGAGCTCCCGGAGGAGCTGCCCCCGGGCCAGCTGCCCCAGTTCTTCGACGTCAACGTCGAGGGCGACATCGTGAGTACCGCGAGGCCTGGCGACAGGGTCGTGATGACAGGCATCGTGAGGGCAGTCCCCGACTACGCGCTCGGCCAGCTGAGGACCAGGCTCTTCAGGTCGCAGATAGACTGCAACTACGTTGAGGTGAGGGGAAAGGAGCAAGACCAGGTCCAGGTAACGAAGGATGACGAGGCGGTGATCCGGAGCATCGCCGACTCCGCCGACGCATACGAGAAGCTGGTTGCCTCGATGGCGCCCACGATTCTGGGCCACGACGCAGAGAAGGAGGCAATCCTGCTGCTTCTCGTCGGTGGAACATCGACGGTTCTGCCGGACGGCACCAAGCTGAGGGGCGACGTCAACATCCTGCTCGTCGGTGACCCTGGAACGGCGAAGTCGGAACTATTGAAGTTCACGGCTCAAGTTGCGCCGCGAGGTCTCTTTGCGTCGGGAAGGGGGACGAGCGCTGCTGGACTGTCGGCAGCGGTAATCAGGGAGAAGAACGTCTTCATGTTGGAGGCGGGGGTTGTTGTCCTGGCCGACCAGGGAATCGCATGCATAGACGAGTTTGACAAGATGAGGCCCGAAGACAGAAGCGCCCTGCACGAGCAGATGGAGCAGCAGACTATCACAGTCGCCAAGGGCGGTATCTACGCTAGCCTGAATGCCAGGACTGCGATACTCGCAGCCATGAACCCTGTGCTGGGCAGATACAACCCCTTCCAGAACCTCACGGACAACATAGGAGACGTGCCAATCCCGCTGCTGACAAGGTTCGACCTGATCTTCGTGATAAAGGACCAGCCGTCCATCGGGGAGGACGAGAAGCTCGCCACACACATACTCTCCGTCCACCAAAGGAAGGCGTACCCCAAGCCGCCCCCAGTCGAGTTCGGCCTCCTCAGAAAGTACATCGCTTTCGCCAAGAAGGGGACCCCCTCGCTCACCAAGGAGGCAGTCGACAGGCTCAGGGAGTTCTACCTGGAGCTGAGGAGGAGTGGGGGAGAGGAGGGACAGATCCCGCCCACACCGAGGACACTCGAGTCCCTGATCAGGCTGGCCACTGCCCGGTCCAAGCTGCTCCTCAAGGGCGAGGTGGAGGAAGAGGATGCGCTCGCGGCTGTGGCCCTGATGAACAGGATGGTGCAGGACGTGCTGACGGACGCAACTACCAAGAAGACAGACTTCGGGATACAGCTCGGCAAGCCAGTAGGGGAAACGAGGAACCTAAGGTCTGCGATAGAGATTTTCAAGTCGCTGGAAGGGCCGGACAAGAAGCAAGTCGAGAGGAAGGTCTTCAAGGACGAGCTCCTGAAGGCGAAGTTCAGCGACGAAGACGCAGAGAAGATGATCAGGACGATGTTCAGGGAGGGATTGATATACGAATCGAAACCTGGACACTTCAGAAGGGTCAATGCGTGA
- a CDS encoding branched-chain amino acid ABC transporter permease, whose protein sequence is MGLPQVLFFGTDLVSFGLSFLNFYALYFAISLSLNLEFGYTGIPNFGKVMFIAGGAAFAGSISGRLAAYVYGVGVHRDFIIFNTQIISDVNAKLTTDPAFAVGLTVLSLLVAAGVGALLGYLSSYPAIRLREDYLGMLLLGAAQFFQVILRTYEPLTGGAQNIAVPDPYVYWSSLGSGYRDLVAGLVASAFVIIIFLYAERVARAPLGRMLRAVRDNEDASRALGKDDAVVRRNILIISSAIAGMAGAIFTFYVASVEYDTWTRFAWTFWPFLIVIIGGAGNNIGVAVGTLFFTLAFKGLQQVQPYLQPYIFFDVNWLQDILFATLLIVILLLRPEGILRERSTPTLSRSKVSALVGALRGQDSGEEAEPESSSRLGRRGRRLWKLARRRQKSEAEGPP, encoded by the coding sequence TTGGGGCTTCCACAGGTTCTGTTCTTCGGCACAGACCTCGTGAGCTTTGGTCTGAGCTTCCTGAACTTCTATGCGCTCTATTTCGCGATAAGCCTATCCCTCAACCTAGAGTTCGGGTATACCGGCATACCCAACTTCGGCAAGGTGATGTTCATAGCGGGCGGAGCAGCGTTTGCAGGTTCGATCTCCGGAAGGCTGGCAGCGTACGTCTACGGCGTCGGTGTCCACCGTGACTTCATCATCTTCAATACCCAGATTATCAGCGATGTGAACGCCAAGCTGACGACCGACCCGGCTTTCGCGGTCGGGCTCACGGTATTATCGCTGCTGGTCGCCGCCGGTGTCGGCGCGCTCCTCGGGTACCTGTCCTCGTATCCGGCAATACGCCTGAGGGAGGATTATCTCGGGATGCTGCTGTTGGGCGCGGCCCAGTTCTTCCAGGTCATCCTTAGGACTTACGAGCCACTCACCGGGGGTGCCCAGAACATAGCGGTACCCGATCCGTACGTGTATTGGTCATCCCTTGGTTCAGGGTACAGGGACCTGGTCGCTGGGTTGGTCGCCAGCGCGTTCGTGATAATTATCTTCCTTTACGCCGAGCGCGTGGCGAGGGCCCCTCTTGGAAGGATGTTGAGGGCAGTGAGGGACAATGAGGATGCGTCGAGGGCGCTCGGAAAGGATGATGCTGTGGTGAGGCGCAACATCCTGATTATCTCATCCGCAATAGCAGGCATGGCAGGAGCGATCTTCACGTTCTACGTTGCCTCAGTTGAGTACGATACCTGGACAAGGTTCGCGTGGACATTCTGGCCTTTCCTGATTGTCATCATAGGAGGGGCAGGCAACAATATCGGCGTCGCCGTGGGGACCCTTTTTTTCACGCTGGCATTCAAGGGTCTGCAGCAAGTCCAGCCCTATCTCCAGCCGTACATCTTCTTTGACGTCAACTGGCTTCAGGACATCTTGTTCGCGACCCTTCTCATAGTAATCTTGCTACTTCGTCCCGAAGGCATCCTTAGAGAAAGGTCCACGCCAACGCTTTCGAGGTCGAAGGTGTCCGCGTTGGTCGGCGCCCTGAGAGGCCAGGACAGCGGAGAAGAAGCGGAGCCTGAGAGCTCCTCAAGGCTAGGGCGGCGGGGGAGAAGGCTGTGGAAACTCGCCAGGCGCAGGCAGAAGTCAGAGGCCGAGGGCCCACCCTAG
- a CDS encoding ABC transporter substrate-binding protein has translation MKKRGASTATVFGSLIVGLLIGAGLIYAAAPSIGLGGVSTTTVSGGVTTVTGGVTTVTGTGGLCNGQTITIGALNDLSADLSAQGKGDLAAEQLAIQEVNTYLKSANCKLTFALNNQDYKLDGPTALSELQAMYASGIRVVVGPLNSGAARAILAYANSNHIVLISPSSTSPALHVTDVTNNYLFRTAPNDAAQGQGIAREVLTQGAKAAIVVNRDDTYGGGLANATVSFLKQDGMAAANIAGPFKYDPATTDFSALITQMTTAYNTLNTGANAGHVSIVAVSFQEIGTMLKQASTQSPTIYNAVPWFGSDGTAQNSLLSNSTVGQYTSHVKLPSTLFNVVNNSKTIAFFKQYAGTSQVAAIVGGGVFYTLEGYDDVWLAALSILSAGANDGTAIHAVFPTVANSFYGLTGWEGLSGNDRIPGSYQIWKVVPSGSTFTWVLAGTWDYNTDTVTWTSPP, from the coding sequence TTGAAAAAGAGAGGGGCATCTACTGCAACAGTCTTCGGATCTCTTATCGTGGGACTTCTCATTGGTGCAGGTCTAATCTACGCTGCTGCTCCATCGATCGGTCTCGGTGGCGTAAGCACGACAACAGTCAGCGGCGGTGTAACCACCGTCACTGGCGGCGTAACCACAGTCACTGGCACAGGAGGCCTATGCAATGGCCAAACAATTACAATAGGGGCACTGAACGACCTTAGCGCCGACCTTTCGGCCCAAGGCAAGGGTGACCTCGCCGCAGAGCAACTCGCGATTCAGGAGGTCAATACCTACCTGAAGAGCGCCAACTGCAAACTTACATTCGCTCTGAACAACCAAGACTACAAGCTGGACGGACCGACTGCGCTGTCTGAACTGCAAGCTATGTATGCTTCAGGAATCCGCGTCGTGGTTGGTCCGCTTAACAGCGGGGCGGCACGAGCGATTCTCGCATACGCGAACTCCAACCACATTGTGCTCATCAGCCCATCCTCGACGTCTCCTGCTTTGCACGTAACTGACGTCACGAACAACTACCTGTTCAGGACCGCGCCCAACGACGCGGCCCAGGGGCAGGGAATTGCTCGTGAAGTATTGACGCAGGGTGCAAAGGCAGCCATCGTCGTCAACAGGGACGACACGTACGGCGGCGGGCTGGCGAACGCAACCGTGAGCTTCCTTAAGCAAGACGGCATGGCTGCGGCCAACATTGCGGGTCCGTTCAAGTACGACCCGGCCACAACAGACTTCTCAGCTCTCATCACTCAAATGACCACTGCCTACAACACACTCAATACAGGAGCGAACGCAGGACACGTGTCCATAGTCGCTGTGTCATTCCAAGAGATTGGAACGATGCTAAAGCAGGCGTCGACCCAAAGCCCAACAATCTACAACGCTGTGCCGTGGTTTGGCAGCGATGGCACAGCTCAGAACTCGCTTTTGAGCAACTCCACCGTGGGTCAATACACTTCACACGTGAAACTACCTTCGACGCTATTCAACGTAGTCAACAACAGCAAGACAATCGCCTTCTTCAAACAGTACGCGGGCACATCTCAGGTTGCAGCCATCGTAGGCGGCGGAGTCTTCTACACACTGGAAGGCTACGACGACGTCTGGCTAGCAGCTCTGTCAATACTTTCAGCAGGGGCAAACGATGGGACCGCTATCCATGCTGTGTTCCCCACAGTGGCTAACAGCTTCTACGGCCTAACTGGCTGGGAAGGGCTCTCTGGAAACGACAGGATCCCTGGTTCATACCAGATCTGGAAGGTCGTTCCCAGCGGCAGCACGTTCACCTGGGTTCTAGCGGGAACCTGGGACTACAACACAGATACCGTCACCTGGACTAGCCCACCGTAA
- a CDS encoding replication factor C small subunit: protein MPIEQLMWIEKYRPASLDALVDQEGVKQRLKLLIGKKAELPHLLFAGPPGSGKTTTALIIAKQILGDLWRDYTLSLNASDERGIDMVRERVKTFARFSDRREGVPFRLVVLDEADEMTGDAQTALRRIMEETSTFTRFILICNYSSGIIEPLQSRCAIFRFQRLDEGAVVTHLKEIAKKEKVKASSDSVFGEVFEATQGDLRQAINLLQAASVSGELTMESVKSVTGAAVKTRVADIIKLALNGDFDGARAGMVEMTRVYGVPERDFLKYANEALNSAKLDDIGKAISIMAEYDFRLVQGAQPELQLTAMLAELSALKRK from the coding sequence TTGCCCATTGAACAGCTGATGTGGATTGAGAAGTACAGGCCCGCGAGCCTGGACGCGCTCGTCGACCAGGAAGGGGTCAAACAGAGGCTCAAGCTCCTGATCGGGAAGAAGGCGGAGCTTCCGCATCTGCTCTTCGCGGGTCCTCCTGGCTCAGGAAAGACAACGACAGCGCTGATAATCGCGAAGCAGATACTCGGCGACTTGTGGAGGGACTACACCCTCTCGCTCAACGCGAGCGACGAGAGGGGCATCGACATGGTGAGGGAGAGGGTGAAGACATTCGCCCGATTCTCTGACAGGAGGGAGGGCGTCCCATTCAGGCTGGTCGTGCTGGACGAAGCGGACGAGATGACAGGCGATGCACAGACCGCCCTCAGGAGGATAATGGAAGAGACCTCGACATTCACCCGTTTCATCCTAATCTGCAACTACTCCTCCGGGATAATAGAGCCCCTGCAGAGCAGGTGCGCGATATTCAGGTTCCAGAGGCTGGACGAGGGGGCTGTTGTCACCCACCTCAAGGAGATAGCGAAGAAGGAGAAGGTGAAGGCATCGAGCGACAGTGTCTTCGGTGAGGTCTTCGAGGCGACGCAGGGCGACCTTAGACAGGCAATCAACCTCTTGCAGGCCGCGTCCGTTTCCGGCGAATTGACAATGGAGAGCGTGAAGTCTGTGACTGGGGCGGCGGTCAAGACCAGGGTCGCGGACATAATCAAGCTCGCCCTGAACGGAGACTTCGATGGCGCCAGGGCTGGAATGGTCGAAATGACGAGGGTTTACGGAGTCCCAGAGCGCGACTTCCTCAAGTACGCGAACGAGGCGCTGAACTCCGCGAAGTTGGATGACATCGGAAAGGCGATTTCAATCATGGCAGAGTACGACTTCCGCCTCGTCCAGGGCGCTCAGCCCGAGCTCCAGCTGACGGCGATGCTCGCCGAACTCTCTGCCCTGAAGCGGAAGTGA